In Thermoanaerobacter uzonensis DSM 18761, the following proteins share a genomic window:
- the cysS gene encoding cysteine--tRNA ligase, which produces MKLYNTLSRTKEELEPLNDKIVNMYVCGPTVYNYIHIGNARAFIVFDTVRRYLEYKGYKVNYVQNFTDIDDKIIKRAQEENVTTKEVAEKYIDEYFKDADNLGIKRATVHPKATEHIEDIIEFIKILIDKGYAYVVNGNVYFETAKFKDYGKLSHKNIEELQAGARIEINEEKKNPLDFVLWKAQKPGEPAWDSPWGKGRPGWHIECSVMSTKYLGKTLDIHAGGPDLVFPHHENEIAQSEAAYEQPFSKYWMHIGYLNINNEKMSKSKGNFFTVREITEKYNPEVLRLFMLMAHYRSPINFSLDLMEQANSAYERLLNALANLKHLANVCKDGGLNEEEKKLMEKFEEYKKEFEEAMDDDFNTADAISVLFEMAKTANTNLSGNSSKKLVEYILDMFLKLSEVLGLSYRGVETELDDEEILALIEERQKARKEKNWKLADEIRDRLREKGIILEDTPEGVRWKRV; this is translated from the coding sequence ATGAAGCTGTATAATACTCTTTCAAGGACAAAAGAAGAATTGGAACCTTTAAATGATAAGATAGTGAACATGTATGTTTGTGGACCTACTGTATATAATTACATCCACATAGGAAATGCGAGGGCTTTTATTGTATTTGATACGGTAAGAAGATATTTAGAATATAAAGGTTATAAAGTAAATTACGTTCAAAATTTTACTGATATTGACGATAAAATAATTAAAAGAGCCCAAGAAGAAAATGTTACTACAAAAGAAGTAGCGGAAAAATATATAGACGAATATTTTAAAGATGCAGATAATTTGGGTATAAAAAGAGCAACAGTTCATCCTAAAGCTACAGAGCATATAGAAGATATAATCGAATTTATAAAGATTTTAATCGACAAAGGATATGCTTATGTGGTAAATGGAAATGTTTATTTTGAAACTGCAAAATTTAAGGATTACGGGAAGCTTTCTCACAAAAATATAGAAGAATTGCAGGCAGGCGCAAGAATTGAGATAAATGAAGAAAAGAAAAATCCATTGGATTTTGTTCTCTGGAAAGCTCAAAAGCCCGGTGAACCTGCGTGGGACAGTCCATGGGGAAAGGGAAGGCCAGGATGGCATATAGAATGCTCTGTTATGTCTACGAAATATTTGGGCAAAACTTTAGATATCCATGCTGGTGGTCCTGATTTGGTCTTTCCTCATCATGAGAACGAAATTGCTCAGAGTGAAGCAGCATATGAACAACCATTTTCCAAATATTGGATGCATATAGGGTATTTAAATATAAACAATGAAAAAATGTCAAAATCTAAAGGGAATTTCTTTACAGTAAGAGAAATAACAGAGAAATACAATCCTGAAGTTTTAAGACTTTTTATGCTTATGGCTCACTACAGAAGCCCCATTAATTTTAGTTTAGATTTAATGGAGCAGGCAAATTCTGCTTATGAAAGATTGTTAAATGCATTGGCCAATTTAAAACATTTGGCCAATGTGTGCAAGGATGGGGGATTAAACGAAGAAGAGAAGAAGTTGATGGAAAAGTTTGAAGAATATAAAAAAGAATTTGAAGAGGCAATGGATGACGATTTTAACACTGCGGATGCCATATCAGTTTTGTTTGAAATGGCAAAAACCGCTAATACAAATCTCAGTGGAAATTCTTCAAAGAAATTGGTAGAATATATTTTAGATATGTTTTTAAAACTCTCAGAAGTTTTAGGACTTTCTTACAGAGGCGTAGAGACTGAGCTCGATGATGAAGAAATACTTGCTTTAATAGAAGAAAGGCAAAAAGCAAGAAAAGAAAAGAATTGGAAGTTAGCTGATGAAATAAGAGATAGACTGAGAGAAAAAGGAATAATTTTGGAAGACACACCAGAGGGAGTAAGATGGAAAAGAGTATGA
- the cysE gene encoding serine O-acetyltransferase, whose amino-acid sequence MFKTLKEDIQVIFERDPAAKSVLEVILCYPGLHAIILHRIAHYLHKKGLILIPRLISQLNRFLTGIEIHPGAKIGRRFFIDHGMGVVIGETTEIGDNVTIYQGVTLGGTGKEKGKRHPTIKDNVVIGSGAKVLGPIVVGENSKIGAGAVVLKDVPPNSTVVGVPARCVKKDNIRIASPYVVDLEHGKLPDPVEEELQKLRKRIERLEQILIERKEEEDEAV is encoded by the coding sequence ATGTTTAAAACTTTAAAAGAAGACATCCAAGTTATTTTTGAAAGAGACCCTGCTGCCAAAAGCGTGCTGGAGGTTATATTATGTTATCCCGGGCTCCACGCTATAATACTACACAGAATTGCCCACTATTTGCATAAAAAAGGTTTAATTTTAATTCCCCGGCTTATTTCGCAGCTTAATAGATTTCTCACAGGGATTGAAATACATCCCGGTGCTAAGATAGGTAGGAGATTTTTTATCGATCACGGTATGGGAGTTGTAATAGGGGAGACTACAGAGATTGGTGACAATGTGACAATATATCAAGGGGTAACTTTAGGAGGTACAGGAAAGGAAAAAGGTAAAAGACATCCTACTATAAAAGATAATGTGGTTATAGGAAGTGGTGCGAAAGTATTAGGCCCTATAGTAGTAGGAGAAAATTCTAAAATTGGTGCGGGTGCAGTTGTTTTAAAAGATGTACCACCTAATAGCACAGTAGTCGGAGTACCTGCTCGCTGTGTAAAAAAAGATAATATACGTATAGCTTCTCCATATGTGGTGGATTTAGAGCATGGTAAACTTCCTGACCCTGTGGAAGAGGAATTGCAAAAATTAAGAAAGAGGATTGAAAGGTTAGAGCAAATTTTAATTGAAAGGAAGGAAGAGGAAGATGAAGCTGTATAA
- the gltX gene encoding glutamate--tRNA ligase: MSNLRVRFAPSPTGAIHIGNIRTALFNYLFSRSEGATFVLRIEDTDLERSSKEFEELIFKELEWLGIEWDEGPDKPGPYGPYRQSERLEIYYKFAQKLIEEKKAYRCYCTPEELEEDRKKAVERGDIPRYSGRCRYLTKEQEEAFIREGRKPVIRFIIPDDEVIEFEDMIKGKITIKSDTLGGDMVIVKSDGMPTYNFAVVIDDALMKITHVIRGEDHIYNTPKQILIYKALGFEIPKFAHAPLILGPDRTKLSKRHGNTYIGQYRELGYLPEAMFNFLSLLSWSPEDNVEIMSKEEIIQKFNFRKIHSANPVFDIEKLNWMNQQYIQKSSIERIIDLAIPHLKAAGYIDEIDDVMYNWLKDVISLYKDGLQYVAQITERAKMFFVEEVEYTDETMKILNSPNSKTVLETVKKAIEEADEITEEYVKDLLKKLQKETNVKGKEFFMPIRVAITGEDHGPELVKIIPLLGKDKVINRLKKAINLIK, encoded by the coding sequence ATGAGCAATTTGAGGGTTAGATTTGCGCCAAGCCCAACTGGAGCTATTCATATAGGGAATATAAGAACTGCTTTATTTAATTATCTCTTTTCAAGAAGTGAAGGAGCTACTTTTGTTTTAAGGATTGAAGACACGGACTTAGAAAGGTCTTCAAAAGAGTTTGAAGAATTGATTTTTAAAGAATTAGAGTGGTTAGGTATAGAATGGGACGAAGGGCCAGACAAACCAGGTCCCTATGGTCCTTATAGGCAAAGTGAAAGACTTGAAATTTATTATAAGTTTGCCCAGAAACTTATTGAAGAAAAAAAGGCATATAGATGCTATTGCACTCCGGAGGAATTAGAAGAAGATAGAAAAAAGGCAGTAGAAAGAGGAGATATACCTCGTTATTCTGGAAGGTGTAGGTATCTTACAAAGGAGCAAGAAGAGGCCTTTATAAGAGAGGGAAGAAAACCTGTAATAAGGTTTATTATTCCTGACGATGAAGTTATAGAGTTTGAAGACATGATAAAAGGAAAAATTACAATAAAAAGTGATACTTTAGGCGGAGACATGGTAATTGTCAAATCAGACGGAATGCCTACTTACAATTTTGCAGTTGTAATAGATGACGCTCTTATGAAGATTACCCATGTCATAAGAGGAGAAGACCATATATACAATACTCCGAAACAGATACTCATTTACAAGGCTTTAGGATTTGAAATTCCTAAGTTTGCCCATGCGCCTTTAATATTGGGGCCAGATAGGACTAAACTTTCTAAAAGGCATGGGAATACTTATATAGGCCAGTATAGAGAATTGGGATATTTGCCAGAAGCTATGTTTAACTTTTTATCTCTTTTAAGTTGGTCACCGGAGGATAATGTAGAAATCATGTCAAAAGAAGAAATAATACAGAAATTTAATTTCAGAAAGATTCACAGTGCCAATCCTGTTTTTGACATTGAAAAGCTTAATTGGATGAACCAACAGTATATACAAAAAAGTTCTATTGAGAGAATTATTGATTTGGCTATTCCTCATTTAAAAGCGGCAGGATACATTGACGAAATAGATGATGTGATGTATAATTGGCTAAAGGATGTGATATCTCTTTACAAAGATGGACTCCAATATGTGGCTCAAATTACTGAGAGAGCTAAGATGTTTTTTGTAGAAGAAGTTGAGTATACTGATGAAACAATGAAAATATTGAATAGTCCAAATAGTAAAACTGTACTGGAAACAGTTAAAAAAGCCATAGAGGAAGCTGATGAAATAACAGAGGAATATGTTAAAGATTTGCTTAAAAAATTGCAAAAAGAAACGAATGTAAAAGGTAAAGAATTTTTCATGCCAATCAGAGTAGCAATAACAGGAGAAGACCATGGACCTGAATTGGTGAAGATTATTCCTCTTTTGGGGAAGGATAAAGTGATAAATAGGCTTAAAAAAGCGATAAATTTAATAAAGTAA
- a CDS encoding proline--tRNA ligase, with protein sequence MRLSQLLVPTLREIPAEAEIPSHILMLKAALMRKLASGVYIYLPLGQRILRKVEQIVREEMDRAGSQEVLMSALIPAELLKESGRWDVFGPEMFKLKDRNERDFCLGPTHEEVFTDLIRNEVKSYRQLPLILYQIQTKFRDERRPRFGVMRSREFIMKDAYSFDVDWEGLDKSFNKMYEAYCRIFDRCGLKYLVVEADSGAMGGKDSKEFMVISSIGEAAIAYCDNCGYAANEEKAECLINQEIVEEMLPKEKVYTPNVRTIEELVNFLGITPDKFVKTLIYKGKDNVVAALVRGDRDLNETKLLNILGIREEELELADASIVEKVTGAKVGFAGPIGLKGEVIIIVDNEIPEMRNFIVGANETDYHIKNVNYGRDFKADVVADIKNVIEGDKCPRCGSPLKIDRGIEVGHIFKLGTKYSDALGAKYVDEDGNEKPIIMGCYGIGINRTVAAIIEQHHDEKGIIWPMSVAPYHVIIVPVNVSNEAQNRVAEDIYVVLQKEGIEVLIDDRDLRAGVKFNDADLLGIPIRITVGKKVDDGIVEIKLREKEEAEEVKISDVVEKVKNIIKEKM encoded by the coding sequence ATGAGACTATCGCAGCTGTTAGTTCCGACTTTAAGAGAAATTCCTGCTGAAGCTGAAATTCCCAGCCATATTTTAATGTTAAAGGCTGCATTGATGAGGAAATTGGCTTCAGGGGTATATATTTACTTGCCATTAGGGCAAAGGATACTTAGGAAAGTGGAGCAAATTGTAAGAGAAGAGATGGACAGAGCTGGCAGTCAAGAGGTATTAATGTCTGCTCTTATTCCAGCAGAACTTTTGAAAGAAAGTGGAAGATGGGATGTATTTGGCCCTGAGATGTTTAAGCTAAAAGACAGAAATGAAAGAGACTTTTGCTTGGGGCCTACACACGAAGAGGTTTTTACAGACCTTATTAGAAATGAAGTGAAGTCTTATAGGCAGCTTCCTCTTATTTTATATCAAATTCAAACTAAGTTTAGAGATGAAAGGCGCCCGAGATTTGGTGTCATGAGAAGTAGAGAATTTATAATGAAGGATGCTTACAGCTTTGATGTGGATTGGGAAGGCTTGGATAAGTCCTTTAATAAAATGTATGAGGCTTACTGCCGAATATTTGATAGATGTGGACTTAAATATTTGGTTGTAGAAGCTGATTCAGGTGCTATGGGAGGAAAAGACTCAAAAGAGTTTATGGTGATTTCTAGTATAGGGGAAGCAGCAATAGCTTACTGTGACAATTGTGGTTATGCTGCAAATGAGGAAAAGGCAGAATGCCTTATCAATCAAGAAATAGTTGAAGAAATGTTGCCAAAAGAAAAAGTATATACACCAAATGTTAGAACAATTGAGGAGTTAGTTAATTTTTTGGGAATTACTCCTGATAAATTTGTAAAAACGCTTATATACAAGGGAAAGGACAACGTTGTAGCAGCATTAGTTCGAGGAGATAGAGACTTAAACGAAACAAAGCTCTTAAATATTTTAGGAATAAGAGAAGAAGAATTAGAATTGGCAGATGCCTCAATAGTTGAAAAGGTTACAGGAGCAAAAGTCGGATTTGCAGGACCTATAGGATTAAAAGGAGAAGTAATTATAATAGTAGATAATGAGATTCCGGAGATGAGAAATTTTATAGTAGGAGCAAATGAGACAGATTATCATATTAAAAATGTCAACTATGGTAGAGATTTTAAAGCTGATGTTGTGGCGGATATCAAAAATGTTATTGAAGGAGATAAGTGCCCAAGGTGTGGTTCACCGCTTAAAATTGACAGAGGTATAGAAGTAGGACATATTTTTAAGTTGGGGACAAAGTACAGTGATGCATTGGGAGCTAAGTATGTAGATGAAGATGGGAATGAAAAGCCAATTATAATGGGCTGCTATGGAATAGGAATTAATAGAACGGTGGCGGCTATTATAGAGCAACACCATGATGAGAAAGGTATTATATGGCCTATGAGTGTTGCACCCTATCATGTGATTATAGTACCTGTCAATGTTTCTAATGAAGCTCAAAATCGAGTAGCAGAAGATATATATGTTGTTTTGCAAAAAGAGGGAATAGAGGTTTTAATAGATGATAGAGATTTGAGAGCTGGTGTCAAATTTAATGACGCCGATTTGTTAGGAATACCTATAAGGATTACAGTAGGGAAAAAAGTAGATGATGGAATAGTGGAAATAAAATTGAGAGAAAAAGAAGAAGCAGAAGAGGTAAAAATTTCTGATGTCGTAGAAAAGGTGAAAAATATTATAAAAGAGAAGATGTAA
- the ispF gene encoding 2-C-methyl-D-erythritol 2,4-cyclodiphosphate synthase, producing the protein MVEVRVGLGYDVHKFENGRKLILGGIEIPYDKGLAGHSDADVLIHALIDAILGAAGLGDIGEHFPDTEITYKDIDSSLLLKKVLAIIGNKFRLNNVDCIIIAQRPKLSPYKEQIRIKLSELLKIEKERINVKAKTEEGLGFTGRQEGIKAYAIVSLEELGVDIKK; encoded by the coding sequence ATGGTTGAAGTGAGAGTAGGGTTGGGATACGATGTCCACAAGTTTGAAAATGGAAGAAAGTTAATACTGGGAGGAATAGAAATTCCCTATGATAAAGGTTTGGCAGGCCATTCTGATGCAGATGTTTTAATACACGCCTTAATTGATGCTATTTTAGGAGCAGCTGGTTTAGGGGATATAGGTGAGCACTTTCCTGATACTGAGATAACCTATAAAGATATTGATAGTAGCCTTTTATTAAAAAAAGTGTTGGCAATAATAGGGAATAAATTCAGGCTAAATAATGTGGATTGTATTATTATAGCGCAAAGGCCTAAGTTATCTCCTTATAAAGAGCAAATTAGAATAAAATTATCAGAATTATTAAAAATTGAGAAAGAAAGAATAAATGTAAAAGCAAAAACAGAAGAAGGATTAGGTTTCACAGGTAGACAAGAGGGAATAAAAGCCTATGCTATTGTCAGTTTAGAAGAATTAGGTGTTGACATAAAAAAGTAG
- a CDS encoding lipase family alpha/beta hydrolase, which yields MDNPVVFVHGIFGSIFVPTPLGKIWNFGPAIYAYSPFIENLGKLGLVEGKNLFICYYEWWKSVPDSVNTLKLTIEEAKAKTGNTKVDLICHSMGGLLARSYIESDKYQFDVDRLIFLATPHFGAANAYYGWEGGTVAPEDDDFINMLFKGFLWIFSKLNGESDAITVIRKYIPSVKDLMPSREYGNYIFMYPTRYDKILFKNIEYMKVINEFLNSLNEQIGILYDRVKKIYVFSGDGIYTNKFIQVEKPVSEIVWPDGKPVGVIRDDKGDGTVLKKSALGVEGEKFIVKTGHIGILNDSIPYLQEILGVKGKPQVSILEKVVSYLSMITDKKIIVLDRSKNAISYDIFGKYTWHLNLKPEGEYRISVREPFVSEVYIETNKGNFVKKIKPSRFARGVSMSLEVDKEGNFRVKDG from the coding sequence ATGGATAACCCTGTAGTTTTTGTACACGGGATATTTGGATCTATTTTCGTTCCAACCCCTTTAGGTAAAATATGGAATTTTGGCCCTGCGATTTATGCTTATAGTCCATTTATAGAAAATTTGGGCAAATTAGGCTTAGTAGAAGGGAAAAATCTATTTATATGTTATTATGAATGGTGGAAAAGTGTACCAGATTCTGTTAATACCCTTAAACTGACTATTGAGGAGGCAAAAGCTAAGACTGGCAACACTAAAGTAGATTTGATATGCCATAGCATGGGAGGACTTTTAGCGAGAAGTTATATAGAGAGCGATAAATATCAATTTGATGTGGATAGATTGATATTTTTAGCTACTCCCCATTTTGGAGCGGCAAATGCTTATTATGGTTGGGAGGGTGGTACTGTAGCCCCAGAGGATGATGATTTTATAAACATGCTCTTTAAAGGGTTTTTGTGGATTTTTTCAAAATTAAATGGAGAGAGTGATGCCATAACTGTTATTAGAAAATATATCCCCTCTGTGAAAGACTTAATGCCTTCTCGCGAATATGGGAATTATATTTTTATGTATCCTACTCGATATGATAAAATTTTGTTTAAAAATATTGAGTATATGAAAGTTATAAATGAATTTTTGAATAGTCTAAATGAACAAATAGGAATTTTATACGACAGAGTCAAGAAAATTTATGTTTTTTCAGGAGATGGAATATATACTAATAAGTTTATTCAAGTAGAAAAACCAGTAAGTGAGATAGTATGGCCAGATGGCAAGCCAGTAGGTGTAATAAGAGACGACAAAGGGGACGGTACAGTCCTTAAAAAAAGTGCGTTAGGGGTAGAAGGAGAAAAATTTATTGTAAAAACAGGTCATATTGGGATTTTAAATGATTCTATTCCTTATTTACAGGAAATATTGGGTGTTAAAGGAAAGCCACAAGTTTCTATTTTAGAAAAAGTTGTATCATATTTGAGTATGATAACGGACAAAAAAATTATAGTGCTGGACAGAAGTAAAAATGCTATAAGTTATGATATCTTTGGGAAATACACATGGCATCTAAATTTAAAGCCTGAAGGGGAATATCGCATTTCTGTAAGAGAGCCTTTTGTTTCGGAGGTATATATTGAGACTAATAAGGGAAATTTTGTAAAAAAGATTAAACCATCTCGCTTTGCAAGAGGCGTAAGTATGAGTTTAGAAGTTGATAAAGAAGGGAATTTTAGAGTAAAGGATGGTTGA
- the ispD gene encoding 2-C-methyl-D-erythritol 4-phosphate cytidylyltransferase, with protein MNASAVVVAAGKGIRMGHTVNKVYLTIAGKPVLYYSLKAFDEIDWIKEIVVVVSKEEMEYCQENVVKKYIFKKPIKLVEGGSERQYSVYNGITNTKVDCEIIAIHDGARPLIEKETVIKALKEAYLHKAVALGVPVKDTIKVVDGKNFILNTPDRKYLWAIQTPQVFERNLIIKAHQKALEDGFLGTDDTILVERLGYNVKVVEGDYRNIKITTPEDLIVAEAFLKK; from the coding sequence ATGAATGCAAGTGCAGTTGTAGTGGCGGCAGGTAAAGGCATTAGAATGGGTCACACAGTAAATAAAGTATACCTTACTATAGCAGGTAAACCAGTTTTGTATTATTCTCTCAAAGCCTTTGATGAAATTGATTGGATTAAGGAAATTGTTGTTGTTGTATCAAAGGAAGAAATGGAATATTGCCAAGAAAATGTAGTAAAAAAGTATATTTTCAAAAAACCAATTAAATTAGTAGAAGGAGGTAGTGAAAGGCAGTATTCTGTTTATAATGGGATTACAAATACAAAGGTAGATTGCGAAATTATAGCAATTCATGATGGAGCAAGGCCTTTAATTGAGAAAGAAACAGTTATAAAAGCTTTAAAAGAAGCTTATTTACATAAAGCAGTAGCATTGGGAGTACCTGTTAAAGACACTATAAAAGTAGTTGATGGGAAAAATTTCATTTTAAATACTCCTGATAGAAAATATTTATGGGCAATTCAAACCCCTCAGGTATTTGAAAGGAATTTGATCATTAAAGCTCATCAAAAGGCACTGGAGGATGGTTTTTTGGGGACAGATGACACAATATTAGTGGAGAGATTGGGTTACAATGTAAAAGTAGTTGAAGGAGACTATAGAAATATAAAGATAACTACGCCTGAGGATTTGATTGTAGCAGAGGCTTTTTTAAAAAAATAA
- a CDS encoding PIN/TRAM domain-containing protein yields MVYKIIRGGIGLLGMAAGFELTKLLLNLAKDQNFVLIQLNYFSTVIAYVIGTLIGGIIFYVISPKFIKWGKDFEQWLEAKLQNMPIDEILIGAFGLIVGLIVANLLSAPLYPISVIGKVVPILLNLFLGYLGIRISLKKKEDILNVFSFMKKLGPQKTAKNEYSGVPKILDTSVIIDGRIFDICKTGFIEGPLIIPAFVLEELRHIADSSDSLKRNRGRRGLDVLNKIQNELNIKVEIVDKEIDAAEVDTKLLKLAQMLKGKIITNDYNLNKVAEFHRVPVLNINELSNAVKPIVLPGEEMVVQVIKDGKEAGQGVAYLDDGTMIVVDGGKKFIGNTIEVLVTSVLQTAAGRMIFAKPKQAEQEKAI; encoded by the coding sequence GTGGTGTATAAAATTATAAGAGGTGGAATTGGATTACTGGGAATGGCGGCGGGCTTTGAATTGACAAAGCTTTTGCTAAATCTTGCAAAAGACCAGAATTTTGTGCTTATCCAGTTAAATTATTTTTCAACAGTGATAGCTTATGTTATAGGTACTTTAATAGGTGGAATCATATTTTATGTTATTTCTCCTAAATTTATAAAGTGGGGGAAAGACTTTGAACAGTGGTTGGAAGCAAAACTTCAGAATATGCCGATTGATGAAATTTTAATAGGAGCATTTGGGCTAATAGTAGGGCTTATTGTGGCTAATTTGCTGAGCGCGCCTCTTTATCCTATTTCAGTTATAGGTAAAGTAGTGCCAATTCTCTTGAATTTATTTTTGGGGTATTTAGGTATTAGAATTTCTTTAAAGAAAAAAGAAGATATTTTAAATGTGTTTTCCTTTATGAAAAAATTGGGACCGCAAAAGACTGCTAAAAACGAGTATAGTGGAGTCCCCAAAATTTTGGATACTAGTGTAATTATAGATGGTAGGATATTTGACATATGTAAGACAGGCTTTATTGAAGGCCCTTTAATAATTCCGGCTTTTGTATTAGAGGAATTAAGGCATATTGCAGATTCTTCTGATTCTTTAAAGAGAAATAGGGGGAGGCGAGGACTGGATGTTTTAAATAAAATACAAAACGAGTTAAATATCAAAGTAGAAATTGTAGATAAGGAAATTGATGCAGCAGAAGTAGATACAAAACTTTTGAAACTTGCCCAGATGCTAAAAGGCAAAATAATAACTAATGACTATAATTTAAACAAAGTAGCGGAATTTCACAGGGTCCCTGTTTTGAATATAAATGAACTTTCCAATGCGGTAAAACCAATTGTTCTTCCGGGAGAAGAAATGGTGGTGCAAGTTATTAAAGATGGCAAAGAGGCCGGGCAGGGGGTTGCTTATTTGGACGATGGCACGATGATTGTTGTAGACGGTGGCAAAAAATTCATAGGTAATACTATAGAAGTGCTTGTGACTAGTGTTTTGCAAACTGCCGCAGGAAGAATGATATTTGCAAAGCCCAAACAGGCAGAACAAGAAAAGGCTATATAA
- a CDS encoding nucleoside triphosphate pyrophosphohydrolase family protein: MKDIIVDDLQNTVDEYLLRHRSIMDILTKIQESSARINRAVAKSVTECGCIRINATKQETPPDATLEEAHKYFKTHLEGQLCENCKEVIETEIGNNVFYIIALCNVLGLNFYDILLKKHKELNTLGIFNML; the protein is encoded by the coding sequence ATGAAAGATATTATTGTAGACGACCTTCAAAATACAGTAGATGAATACCTCTTGCGTCACAGAAGTATAATGGACATACTTACAAAAATACAAGAGAGCAGTGCCCGTATAAATAGAGCTGTTGCTAAATCAGTAACCGAGTGCGGTTGCATAAGGATAAATGCCACCAAACAAGAAACTCCTCCTGATGCAACTTTGGAAGAAGCCCATAAATATTTCAAAACCCATCTTGAAGGCCAACTTTGTGAAAACTGTAAAGAAGTTATAGAAACAGAAATAGGTAACAATGTATTTTACATAATCGCTTTGTGTAATGTTTTAGGGCTTAATTTTTACGACATACTCCTAAAAAAACACAAAGAGTTAAACACTTTAGGCATATTTAACATGTTATAA
- the radA gene encoding DNA repair protein RadA, translating to MAKSTTKFVCRECGFESSKWMGRCPNCDSWNSFEEETIEDSKNFRKNKDRSQIFLLEDVTFSEEERIKTGIEEFDRVLGGGIVKGSLVLIGGDPGIGKSTLLLQVAGNISDNRKVLYVSGEESIQQIKLRADRILKEKQQIYLLCETNIEEIERKIDENKPDFVIIDSIQTMYTEESETIPGSVSQVRQVTQRLMEIAKQKDISIFLIGHVTKEGAIAGPKVLEHMVDTVLYFEGDRTQSFRILRAVKNRFGATHEIGVFDMEEDGLCEISNPSEFILSNKPKDVSGTAVVCSIQGTRPILMEVQSLICKTTFGVPRRMATGFDYNRFILLLAVIEKRLGINLSQFDAYVNVAGGMKIQEPAADLGIIASSLSGYFNIPIPEDVCFIGEVGLTGEVRGVSNIDKRIGEAQKMGFSQVFIPEMKTKEIKKFGNIKVTKIKDIKDIMDFLRERE from the coding sequence ATGGCCAAATCAACTACAAAGTTTGTGTGTAGAGAGTGTGGCTTTGAAAGCAGTAAATGGATGGGAAGATGTCCTAATTGTGACAGTTGGAATTCTTTTGAGGAAGAAACGATAGAGGATTCAAAAAATTTTAGGAAAAATAAAGATAGATCGCAAATATTTCTTCTCGAAGATGTAACTTTTTCAGAAGAAGAAAGAATAAAGACAGGGATTGAGGAGTTTGACAGGGTTTTAGGTGGCGGAATTGTAAAGGGATCTCTTGTTTTAATAGGTGGTGACCCAGGAATTGGGAAGTCTACTTTGCTATTACAAGTAGCAGGTAATATTTCTGATAACAGAAAGGTACTTTATGTGTCAGGAGAGGAATCAATTCAACAGATTAAACTGAGGGCAGATAGAATTTTGAAAGAAAAGCAACAAATATATCTCTTGTGCGAAACAAATATAGAAGAGATAGAGAGAAAAATTGATGAGAATAAGCCGGATTTTGTTATTATTGATTCTATACAGACAATGTACACTGAGGAAAGTGAGACAATACCAGGAAGTGTGTCTCAGGTAAGGCAAGTGACTCAAAGGCTGATGGAAATAGCAAAACAAAAAGACATAAGTATTTTTTTGATAGGGCATGTTACAAAAGAAGGAGCAATAGCGGGACCCAAAGTTTTGGAACATATGGTAGACACGGTTTTATATTTTGAAGGGGATAGGACCCAGTCTTTTAGGATATTGCGGGCTGTAAAAAACCGTTTTGGTGCAACTCACGAAATAGGAGTTTTTGATATGGAGGAGGACGGGCTTTGTGAGATAAGCAATCCGTCTGAATTTATCCTCTCAAATAAGCCGAAAGATGTTTCAGGGACTGCTGTTGTATGTTCTATTCAAGGGACGAGGCCAATTTTAATGGAAGTTCAGTCTTTGATATGTAAGACTACTTTTGGAGTGCCGCGAAGAATGGCCACTGGATTTGACTACAATCGTTTTATATTGCTTTTGGCAGTTATAGAAAAAAGACTGGGCATAAATCTTTCGCAATTTGATGCATACGTAAATGTGGCTGGAGGAATGAAAATTCAAGAGCCAGCTGCTGACCTTGGAATAATTGCTTCATCTCTTTCTGGATATTTTAATATACCTATTCCTGAAGATGTTTGTTTTATAGGAGAGGTAGGATTGACGGGAGAAGTGAGAGGAGTCAGCAATATTGATAAACGAATAGGTGAAGCACAAAAGATGGGATTTTCTCAAGTTTTTATTCCTGAGATGAAAACAAAAGAAATAAAAAAGTTTGGAAATATAAAGGTTACTAAAATAAAGGACATAAAGGATATTATGGATTTTTTGAGAGAAAGAGAATAA